The segment ATGCCATGGTGGCGGCCTACCGCGGCCTCTACGACGAACTGACGCTGAATCCGGCCACGCGCCGGATGGCCTTGCGGGAGCACTGAGATGTGTGGCATCACCGGCATCTTCGACACGCGCGGCGAGCGCAGCATCGACAGCGCGCGACTGCAGCGCATGAACGACTCGCAGTGGCACCGCGGCCCCGATGAGGGCGAGATCTACACCGAGCCCGGCCTGGGCTTCGGCCACCGCCGCCTCTCGGTGATCGACATCGCCACCGGCCAGCAGCCGCAGTTCAATGCCGAGCGCAGCGTGGGCATCGTCTTCAACGGCGAGATCTACAACTACCAGGCCCTGATGGCCGAGCTCAAGGGCTTGGGCTATGCCTTCCGCACCAAGAGCGATACCGAGGTCATCATCCACGCCTGGGAGGCCTGGGGTGAGGACTGCGTGCTGCGCCTGCGCGGCATGTTTGCTTTCGCGCTCTGGGACCGGAATCGTCAGACCTTCTTCATGGCGCGCGACCGCCTGGGCGTCAAGCCCATGCACTACGCGCTGCTGGACGACGGCCAGCTGCTCTTCGGCTCCGAGCTCAAGTCACTGCTGGCCCATGGCGGCCTGGACCGCAGCCTGGATCCGCTGGCGGTGGAGGAGTACTTCGCCCTGGGCTATGTGCCCGAGCCGCGCTGCATCTTCAAGCAGGCGCGCAAGCTGGCGCCGGGCCACCGCCTGTGCATACGCCGCGGCCAGCCCCTGCCCGAGCCCCAGGAGTACTGGGACCTGCGCTTCAGCCTGGAGCGCCGGATCGGCCTGGACGAGGCCTGCGAAGAGCTGCGCGAGCGTCTGCAGGAATCGGTGCGCCTGCGCATGATTGCCGAGGTGCCGCTGGGCGCCTTCCTCTCCGGCGGCGTGGATTCCAGCGCCGTGGTCGCCACCATGGCCGGCCTGTCCGACACGCCGGTCAACACCTGCTCGATCGCCTTTGACGATCCGGCCTTCAACGAGTCCGCCTTTGCGCAGATGGTGGCCGACCGCTACCAGACCGATCACCGCGTGGAGACGGTGCGCAGCGATGACTTCGACCTGGTCGACCTGCTGGCCCGCCTCTATGACGAGCCCTATGCCGACAGCTCGGCCCTGCCCACCTACCGGGTCTGCCAGCTGGCGCGCAAGCATGTGACCGTGGCGCTTTCGGGCGACGGGGGCGACGAGGGCTTTGGCGGCTACCGCCGCTACCGCACGCATCTGGCCGAGGAGCGCCGCCGCGCAGCCCTGCCGGCCGGCGTGCGCGAGCCTCTGTTCGGCCTGCTGGGCCGGCTCTATCCCAAGGCCGACTGGGCGCCGCGCGTGCTGCGCGCCAAGTCCACCTTCGAGGGACTGGCCCGCAACAGCGTGGAGGCCTATTTCCACGAGGTCTCCATCCTGCGCGGCGCCATGCGCCAGCGCCTGTTCAGCCCGGCGCTCAAGGCCCAGCTGGGCGGCTATGACGCGCTGCAGGTCTTCCAGCGCCACGCGGCCAAGGCCGATACCGAGGATCCGCTGGCCCTGATCCAGTACCTGGACATCAAGACCTATCTGGTGGGTGACATCAACACCAAGGTGGACCGAGCCTCGATGGCGCATTCGCTGGAAGTGCGCGAGCCCCTGATGGACCACGAGCTGCTCGAGTGGCTGGCCACCTTGCCCTCCGATCTGAAGATCCGCGGCCAGGAGGGCAAGTACCTCTTCAAGAAGGCCATGGAACCCCGGCTGCCGGACGATGTGCTCTACCGGCCCAAGATGGGTTTCGCGGTGCCGCTGGCGCGCTGGTTCCGCGGCCCGCTGCGCCAGCGTGTGCGCGACGCCGTGCTGGGGCCACGCCTGGCCGCCACCGGCTGGTTCAACCAGGACTATCTGCGCTATCTGCTCGATGCCCACCAGTCCGGCGCCCAGGACTACAGCGCCTCGCTGTGGAGCCTGATGATGTTCGAGTCCTTCCTGCGCCAGGTGGTCGATGGCGACACCACCGGCCTGCCTGTTCCTGCCGTCGAGGAGGCGGCCACCCTGTCATGAGCTTGCGCGTTCTCCATGTGCTGGACCACTCCATCCCCCTGCACAGCGGCTACACCTTCCGCACCCTCTCGCTGCTGCGCGAGCAGCGCAAGCTCGGCTGGGACACCCATCACCTGACCAGCCCCAAGCATGGCGCCGGCCTGGCCGGCAAGGATGCCCAGATTGCCGCCACCGCCACGGCCACACTGGAAGAAACGGTCGACGGCTGGCATTTCTTCCGCACGCCGCAGGGCAGCGGCGGCTTCAGCCTGCCGGGTCTGGGCGAGCTGCAGCTGATGGGGCAGCTCGAGCGCCGTCTGCAGCAGGTGGCCGAGCAGCTGCGGCCGCAGATCATCCATGCGCATTCGCCAGTGCTGAACGCGCTGCCGGCCCTCAAGGTGGGGCGCCGCCTGGGCATCCCGGTGGTCTACGAGGTGCGTGCCTTCTGGGAGGACGCGGCCGTGGACCATGGCACGACCACCGAGGGCAGCCTGCGCTACCGCATGACCCGCGCCATGGAGACCCATGCGCTCAAGCGCGTGGATCATGTGTTCACCATCTGCCAGGGCCTGCGCGGCGATATCGTGGCGCGCGGCATCCCCGCCGACAAGGTGACCGTGATCCCGAACGCGGTGGACATCGAGTCCTTCGAGCCCGGTGGCCAGGCCGACGAGGCGCTCAAGACCCGTCTGGGCCTGGCCGGCTGCACGGTGCTGGGCTTCATCGGCTCCTTCTATGCCTACGAGGGGCTGGATCTGCTGCTGCAGGCCCTGCCGGCCATCCTGGCCCAGCGTCCCGAGGTGCGCGTGCTGCTGGTGGGCGGCGGTCCGCAGGACGCAGCGCTCAAGGCCCAGGCCGAGGCCCTGGGCCTGCGCGACAAGGTGGTCTTCACCGGCCGGGTGCCGCATGCCGAGGTCAATCGTTACTACGACCTGGTGGATGTGCTGGTCTACCCGCGCCACTCCATGCGTCTGACCGAGCTGGTCACCCCGCTCAAGCCCCTGGAGGCCATGGCCCAGGGCCGCATCCTGGTGGCCTCGGACGTGGGCGGTCATCAGGAGCTGATACGCGACGGCGAGACCGGCCTGCTCTTCAAGGCCGGCAGCGCCGAGGCCCTGTCCCAGGCCGTGCTGCGCCTGCTGGGCCAGCCCGAGCTCTGGCCGCAGCTGCGCGCCCAGGGCCGCCGCTTTGTGGAGCAGGAGCGCAACTGGGCGGCCTCGGTCGCCAACTATCCGGCGGTCTACCAGGCCCTGACGGGGCGGGCATGAACGCAGACGGGCTCGCGGGCCTGCGGCTGGCCCTGGTCGGCCCCCTGCCTCCGCCGGCCGGCGGCATGGCCAACCAGATGCGTCAGCTGGCCGAGCTGCTGCAGGGCTCGGGCGCCCAGGTGGAGCTGGTGCAGACCAATGCCGCCTACCGTCCCGCCTGGGTCGGGGCCTGGCCGGGCCTGCGCGCCCTCGCGCGCCTGCTGCCCTATCTGCTGGCCCTGTGGCGGGCGGCGGGCCGCAGTCAGCTCATGCATGTGCTGGCCAACTCCGGCTGGTCCTGGCATCTGTTCGCTGCGCCGGCGGTCTGGATCGCGCGCCTGCGAGGCTGCCCGGTGCTGGTGAACTACCACGGCGGCGAGGCCGAAAGCTTCCTGGCGCGCTCGCTGGCGGTGGTGGCCCCGAGCCTGCGGCGGGCCAGCCTGCTGACCGTGCCCTCGGCCTTTCTGCAGCGTATCTTTGCCGGCCGGGGTTTCCCGGCCCAGATCGTGCCGAATGTGGTGGACCTGAGCCTGTTCCGTTTCCGCGCCGAGCCGGGGCTGCTGCAGCCCGAGGCGCCGCATCTGGTGGTGCTGCGCAATCTGGAACCCGTCTACGACAACGCCAGCGCCTTGCGAGCCTTTGCGCGGCTGCACCAGCGCTGGCCGCAGGCGCGCCTGAGCATTGCGGGCTCGGGGCCTGAGCTGGCCGCGCTGCAGGCCCTGGTGGCCGAGCTGGGTCTGGCACAGTCCGTGACCTTCTGCGGCCGCCTGGATCGCCAGGGCATTGCGGCCCTGCTGGCGCGTGCCGATCTCAGCCTCAACCCCAGCCTGGCCGACAATATGCCGGTCTCGGTGCTGGAGTCCCTGGCGAGCGGTGTGCCCGTGGTGTCCACGCGGGTGGGCGGCATTCCCGATCTGCTGACGCCGGGCGAGTCGGCCCTGCTGGTACCCCCCTCCGACCCCGAGGCCCTGGCCGAGGCGGCGGGGCGCCTGATCGAGGATGCGGTGCTGCGCCAGCGCCTGCGCGAGGGTGGGCGCGCCGTGGTGGCGGCCTGCACCTGGAACGCCGTGGCACCGCGTCTGCTGGGCTGCTACCAGCAGGCGATGGCTGCCGGGCGCTGAGGCGTATTCAAAGAGAGAGCTGCATGTACACCCGATTGGTCTCCGGTCTGCTGTTCCCCCTGCATGAGCGTCTGAAAAAGCACGACTCGGTGGCGGTGCGCCGGGCGCTCGAGCGCAGCCAGTGGCTGCCGGCGGCCGATCTGCAGGCGCTGCAGCTCAAGCGCCTGAACGCCTTGCTGGCCGACGCGGGCCGCCATGTGCCTTACTACCGCGAGCTCTTCGCCTCGCTGGGTCTGCAGCCCGGGGGCTTCAAGAGCCTGTCCGAGCTGAGCCGGCTGCCCTTCCTCACCAAGGCCGTGATACGCGCCCACACCGAGGGCATGAAGAGCGAGCAGGCCCAGGGCCTGGCTCGCTTCAATACCGGAGGGTCCTCGGGCGAGCCCCTGATCTTCTTCATCGGCAAGGAGCGCGTCTCCCACGATGTGGCGGCCAAGTGGCGGGCCACCCGCTGGTGGGGCGTGGACATCGGCGACCCGGAGATTGTGGTCTGGGGCTCGCCCATCGAGCTGGGTTCGCAGGACCGCATCCGTGCCTGGCGCGACAAGCTGCTGCGCACCGAGCTGTTGCCGGCCTTCGAAATGAACGAGGCCAAGCTGGACGGCTTCGTGGCCGCCATACGCCGCCGCCGCCCGCGCATGCTCTTCGGCTATCCCTCGGCCCTGTCCCACATCGCCCGCCATGCGCAGGCGCGCGGCGTGGCCATGGACGATCTGGGCATCAAGGTCGCCTTCGTGACCTCGGAGCGGCTTTATGACGAGCAACGCGCCCTGATCAGCCAGGTCTTCGGCTGCCCGGTGGCCAATGGCTATGGCGGGCGCGATGCGGGCTTCATCGCCCACCAATGCCCCTCGGGCGGCATGCACATCACGGCCGAGGACCTGATCGTGGAGCTGGTGGACCGCGAGGGCCAGGCGGTGCCGGTGGGCCAGCCGGGCGAGATCGTCGTGACCCATCTGGCCACGCGCGACTTCCCCTTTGTGCGCTACCGCACCGGTGATGTGGCGGTGATGGACGAGCGCACCTGCGCCTGCGGCCGCGGCCTGCCCATGCTGCGCGAGATTCAGGGCCGGAGCACCGATTTCGTGATCGCGGCCGACGGCACGGTCATGCATGGCCTGGCCCTGATCTACATCCTGCGCGATCTGCCGGCCCTGGCCTCCTTCAAGGTGGTGCAGCACAGCCGCGCACATTGCGAGGTGCTGCTGCTGCCGGAAGCCGGCTTCGAGGCCGAGAGCGCCACGGCCAAGATCGTCGAGGGCTTCCGCCGCCGCCTGGGCGCCGAGGTGCGGGTGGAGGTGAAGCTGGTGGACCAGATCCCGCCCGAGAAGTCCGGCAAGTTCCGCTACATCATCAGCCACGCCAGCTGAACCACGACCCCCGCGATGCGCGACCTCATACTTGTTCTTCTCACCACCGCGGGCTGCCTGATGGCCCTGCGGCAGCCCTGGGTGGGCGTGCTGACCTGGACCTGGCTCAGCCTGATGAACCCGCACCGCTACACCTACGGCTTCGCCTACAGCGCCCCGCTGGCAGCGGCGGCAGCGGCGGCCACGCTGATCGGCCTGCTGATCACGCGCGACAAGACCTCGCCTTTCAAGGGCTCACCCGTCACGGCCTTCACGCTCTTCTGCCTGGTGATCACGGTGTCCTGGCTGCTCGGCCTGGATCCGGCGGGCGACTACGACCAGTGGGCCAAGGTCATGAAGATCAATCTGATGATCCTCGTGGCCCTGGCCCTGATCCACACCCGCCAGCAGATCATGCTGCTGATGTGGGTGGTGGTCATGTCCCTGGCCCTGCTGGGCACCAAGGGCGGGCTCTTCACCCTGGCCAGCGGCGGCAGCTATCGGGTCTGGGGGCCGCCGGGCTCCTTCATCGAGGACAACAACGAGTTCGCGCTGGCCCTGGTGATCACCATCCCCCTGCTGCGCTTCCTGCAAATGCAGGTGCGCAACAAGTGGCTCAGCCGGGCCTTGCTGGCCAGCATGGTGCTGTGTGCCGCGGCCTCGCTGGGCAGCCACTCCCGGGGTGCGCTGCTGGCCATCGGCGCCATGGCCGTCTTTCTCTGGATCAAGGGCAAGAACAAGCTGGGCATGGGCCTGGCCTTGCTCTTGGCCGGCGTGCTGCTGATCGCCTTCATGCCGGAGGAATGGTCGGCCCGCATGCACACCATCGACAACTATCAGGAAGACCGCTCGGCCATGGGGCGCATCAGCGCCTGGTGGACGGCCTGGAACCTGGCCTTTGTCTACCCCTTCGGCGTGGGCTTCCAGACCGCCCGGGCCGAGCTCTTCGCCCAGTTCTCGCCCTATCCGGACTACATCCACGCGGCCCACAGCATCTATTTCCAGGTTCTGGGCAATCACGGCTTCCCTGGCCTGATCGTGTTCCTGAGCATCTGGATCACGACCTGGCGCAGCGCCACCTGGATCCTGAGGGAGGCACCCAAGCACGAGCAGGCGCGCTGGTGCGTGGACCTGGCCGCCATGTGCCAGGTGGCCTTGGTGGCCTATGCCGTGGGCGGCGCCTTTCTGAGCCTGGCCTATTTCGATGTGCCCTACAACATCATGATTGCCGTGGTGACCGCACGCCTGTGGGTGCAGCAGCGGGCCTGGGAGAAGGAGCCTGCCACCGTGCCGCGCTGGCAGGCCTTGCTGGGGGTGGGGGAACCGCCGCCCGAGGCCGAGACGGGCAAGAAGAAGGCGAGGGCGAGCTGATGTTGATCCGTCAACTTTGCCGGCAGCTGTTTCCCGGTGGCGCGCGTGGCCAGCTCAGCATCCTGATCTTCCACCGCGTCCAGCCACGGCAGGACCCCCTGTTTCCCGACGAGATCGACGCCGAGCGCTTCGAGCGTGTCTGCGCCTGGCTGAGCCGCTGGTTCCATGTCTTGCCACTGGACGAGGCGGCCCGACGGCTGGAGGCGGGCACCTTGCCGGCCGCGGCCGTAGCCATCACCTTCGATGACGGCTATGCCGACAATCACGATGTGGCCCTGCCCATTCTGCAGCGCCACGGCCTGAACGCGACCTTCTTTGTCTCCACCGGCTTTCTCGATGGCGGCATGATGTGGAACGACAAGGTGATCGAGTCCCTGCGGGCCTGCCGTCAGCCCGAGCTGGGCTTGCAGGGCTGGCTCGATGATGAGGGGCCGGGCAGCTACCCGCTGCAGACGCTGGAGCAGCGCCGCGCCGCCATCGCCGCCGTTCTGGCCCGCATCAAGTATCTGGAGCCTCAGCGCCGCGACCAGCTGGCCAGCGAGCTGGCGCAGCGTGCCGGGGTCGAGCTGCCCGGCGACCTGATGATGAGCTCGGCCCAGGTGCAGGCCCTGCACGCCGCGGGCATGCGCATTGGCGCGCATACCTGCTGGCACCCCATTCTGCGCACCTTGCCCGACGCTGCGGCCGATGCCGAGATCCGCGTGGGGCGTGAGCGCCTGCAGCAGCTCACCGGGGCGCCGGTCACGCTGTTCGCCTATCCCAATGGCCGGCCCGACGAGGACTATGACGCGCGCATCCTGGGTCTGGTCCGGGCGCAAGGCTTCGACTGCGCGGTCTCCACATCCTGGGGGGTCGCCCGCAGCGGCGCCTCCAGCGATCTCTTCCAGCTCCCGCGCTTCACGCCCTGGGACCGTCAGGCCTGGCGCTTTGTGCTGCGGCTCTGGCGCAATCTGCGCACACCGGTGAAACACTGTGCAGGCTGAGATGCAAGCTCCGGATTCCCCCGCCCTGGGTGTCACGGCAAACGGCTCGCCCCTGGAGGCTGACTTCCTGCGCCCCATGCCCCTGCGCTACCGCCTGGGGGAGTGGACCCTGGGCAGCTGGCAGCCGCGCCTGCGGGTGATGGTGCCGCGCGATTTCGGGGCCAGCGCCTGGCCGCCCGCGGCCGCGGCCCTGAGCCAGTCTCTGAGCCCGGAGGCTGACGGCATTCTGTGCCGCAAGGTCGATGCCGCCCGCTTCGAGCCCGGCCTGGCACGGTACGGTGCCTGGCTGAGCTATGTGCAGTACCGGGATGTGGTGCATTGCGTGGCCCTGCAGGGCAGTTTTGCCGACTACCTGAAGAGCTTCTCGCCCAAGGCGCGCCAGAATCTGCAGCGCTCGGTGCGGCGCTTTGGCGAGCGCCAGCAGGGGCAGCCGGCCTGGCAGCTCTACACCCTGCCCGAGGAGATGGCGAGCTTCCATGCCGAGGCCCTGGCCATCTCGCGTCAGACCTACCAGACCCGGCTGCTGGGCGCGGGCCTGCCCGAGGATGCCGGCTTTGTGCAGCAGATGCAGGCGCTGGCGGCGCGGGGCGAAGCCCGAGGCTATCTGCTGCGCGATGCCGGGCAGGCCATCGCCTTTGCCTGGTGTCGCGGCCAGGGGCGCCGTCTGGTCTACGACATCATCGGCTACCTGCCCGAGCAGGCCGCCCATTCACCCGGCACCGTGCTGCTGTACCACGTGCTGGAGGATGCCTTCGCCCAGCAAGACCGCTACGAGCTGGTGGACTTCGGCCCCGGCGAGGCGCAGTACAAGGCCATGTTCGCCAATCTGCGCCACGAGTTCGTGGATCTCTATCTGCTGCGCCCCTCGCTCAAGCACCGCCTGTGCCTGCGCGCCCATTGGCTGCTGCTCAACGGGGTGGACAGGCTGGGCCGCTGGCTGGAGCAGCGCGGCTGGAAGCGCCGCGTGCGCCAGCTGATGCGCCGCCTGCGCGGCGGCGCCTGAGCGCCGGCGCCTCAGGCGCCCACGATCATGCGGCTGCGCGAGCCGAGCACCTTTTGTGCCAGCTTGATGATGGCCACCGAGCACAGCAGCACCACGATGGCATAGGCAAAGAACACGGGCAGATTGCCCGGCAGTTCCTGCCCGCCCTGGCCGGTGTAGACGCTGCGATGCATCAGGTACACCGTCAGCACCTTGAGCGCCGAGATGAAGTAGGCGTGGATGAAGAAGATGCCGAAGCTGACATGGGCGATGTAGTCCAGGCGCTTGCCGAAGACGCCGTGCCAGCGCAGCAGGGCCACCGTCAGCAGCAGGGCCATGGGCAGCTTCATCAGCATCAGGTAGTGCGGCGGCACCGGCCAGTCCAGCGCATGGCCCAGCAGGCCCAGCACCGTGAGGGCGAGCAGGGGCAGCCAGAACCTGCGGGTCAAGGCCTCGGCTTCCTTCTGGTAGTGCGAGAAGGCCATGCCCATCATGTAGGCGGGCAGCAGGTAGATGGCCTTGTCGATGGGCCCCAGGGGGCCGTCGCGGCCCAGATAGATGGACAGGGCCCACAGGGGCAGGATCAGCCAGTAGAGCTTGGGCGCGCGGCGGTCCAGGGCAATGAACAGCGGCGCCACGAAGTAGAACAGGGTGATGGTGGGCACGAACCACAGCGGCGCCAGGTGCTTGCCCGTGAGCAGGAAGAGGGCCACCTGTTGCCAGTGCGGCAGGGTGTAGAACCAGGACCACATGCCGTCGCGCTCCACCACCTGGGTGAAGAGGTAAAGCGCCGGGATGGACAGGATCAGATAGGGCAGGATCACCGTCTTGAGCTTCTGCTTCATGTAGCTGGAGAACTTGAAGCGTCCGCTCAGATGCTGGAACAGATAGCCGGCAATGAAGAAGAAGAAGATCGAGGACTCGTTGGCAATCGCGTCCAGCACCCGGAAGGTCAGGGGATGAGCGCTCCAGTCCAGCGAG is part of the Shinella sp. XGS7 genome and harbors:
- a CDS encoding XrtA/PEP-CTERM system amidotransferase, whose amino-acid sequence is MCGITGIFDTRGERSIDSARLQRMNDSQWHRGPDEGEIYTEPGLGFGHRRLSVIDIATGQQPQFNAERSVGIVFNGEIYNYQALMAELKGLGYAFRTKSDTEVIIHAWEAWGEDCVLRLRGMFAFALWDRNRQTFFMARDRLGVKPMHYALLDDGQLLFGSELKSLLAHGGLDRSLDPLAVEEYFALGYVPEPRCIFKQARKLAPGHRLCIRRGQPLPEPQEYWDLRFSLERRIGLDEACEELRERLQESVRLRMIAEVPLGAFLSGGVDSSAVVATMAGLSDTPVNTCSIAFDDPAFNESAFAQMVADRYQTDHRVETVRSDDFDLVDLLARLYDEPYADSSALPTYRVCQLARKHVTVALSGDGGDEGFGGYRRYRTHLAEERRRAALPAGVREPLFGLLGRLYPKADWAPRVLRAKSTFEGLARNSVEAYFHEVSILRGAMRQRLFSPALKAQLGGYDALQVFQRHAAKADTEDPLALIQYLDIKTYLVGDINTKVDRASMAHSLEVREPLMDHELLEWLATLPSDLKIRGQEGKYLFKKAMEPRLPDDVLYRPKMGFAVPLARWFRGPLRQRVRDAVLGPRLAATGWFNQDYLRYLLDAHQSGAQDYSASLWSLMMFESFLRQVVDGDTTGLPVPAVEEAATLS
- a CDS encoding TIGR04063 family PEP-CTERM/XrtA system glycosyltransferase; the encoded protein is MSLRVLHVLDHSIPLHSGYTFRTLSLLREQRKLGWDTHHLTSPKHGAGLAGKDAQIAATATATLEETVDGWHFFRTPQGSGGFSLPGLGELQLMGQLERRLQQVAEQLRPQIIHAHSPVLNALPALKVGRRLGIPVVYEVRAFWEDAAVDHGTTTEGSLRYRMTRAMETHALKRVDHVFTICQGLRGDIVARGIPADKVTVIPNAVDIESFEPGGQADEALKTRLGLAGCTVLGFIGSFYAYEGLDLLLQALPAILAQRPEVRVLLVGGGPQDAALKAQAEALGLRDKVVFTGRVPHAEVNRYYDLVDVLVYPRHSMRLTELVTPLKPLEAMAQGRILVASDVGGHQELIRDGETGLLFKAGSAEALSQAVLRLLGQPELWPQLRAQGRRFVEQERNWAASVANYPAVYQALTGRA
- a CDS encoding glycosyltransferase family 4 protein encodes the protein MNADGLAGLRLALVGPLPPPAGGMANQMRQLAELLQGSGAQVELVQTNAAYRPAWVGAWPGLRALARLLPYLLALWRAAGRSQLMHVLANSGWSWHLFAAPAVWIARLRGCPVLVNYHGGEAESFLARSLAVVAPSLRRASLLTVPSAFLQRIFAGRGFPAQIVPNVVDLSLFRFRAEPGLLQPEAPHLVVLRNLEPVYDNASALRAFARLHQRWPQARLSIAGSGPELAALQALVAELGLAQSVTFCGRLDRQGIAALLARADLSLNPSLADNMPVSVLESLASGVPVVSTRVGGIPDLLTPGESALLVPPSDPEALAEAAGRLIEDAVLRQRLREGGRAVVAACTWNAVAPRLLGCYQQAMAAGR
- a CDS encoding phenylacetate--CoA ligase family protein, with product MYTRLVSGLLFPLHERLKKHDSVAVRRALERSQWLPAADLQALQLKRLNALLADAGRHVPYYRELFASLGLQPGGFKSLSELSRLPFLTKAVIRAHTEGMKSEQAQGLARFNTGGSSGEPLIFFIGKERVSHDVAAKWRATRWWGVDIGDPEIVVWGSPIELGSQDRIRAWRDKLLRTELLPAFEMNEAKLDGFVAAIRRRRPRMLFGYPSALSHIARHAQARGVAMDDLGIKVAFVTSERLYDEQRALISQVFGCPVANGYGGRDAGFIAHQCPSGGMHITAEDLIVELVDREGQAVPVGQPGEIVVTHLATRDFPFVRYRTGDVAVMDERTCACGRGLPMLREIQGRSTDFVIAADGTVMHGLALIYILRDLPALASFKVVQHSRAHCEVLLLPEAGFEAESATAKIVEGFRRRLGAEVRVEVKLVDQIPPEKSGKFRYIISHAS
- a CDS encoding putative O-glycosylation ligase, exosortase A system-associated, coding for MRDLILVLLTTAGCLMALRQPWVGVLTWTWLSLMNPHRYTYGFAYSAPLAAAAAAATLIGLLITRDKTSPFKGSPVTAFTLFCLVITVSWLLGLDPAGDYDQWAKVMKINLMILVALALIHTRQQIMLLMWVVVMSLALLGTKGGLFTLASGGSYRVWGPPGSFIEDNNEFALALVITIPLLRFLQMQVRNKWLSRALLASMVLCAAASLGSHSRGALLAIGAMAVFLWIKGKNKLGMGLALLLAGVLLIAFMPEEWSARMHTIDNYQEDRSAMGRISAWWTAWNLAFVYPFGVGFQTARAELFAQFSPYPDYIHAAHSIYFQVLGNHGFPGLIVFLSIWITTWRSATWILREAPKHEQARWCVDLAAMCQVALVAYAVGGAFLSLAYFDVPYNIMIAVVTARLWVQQRAWEKEPATVPRWQALLGVGEPPPEAETGKKKARAS
- a CDS encoding polysaccharide deacetylase family protein — translated: MLIRQLCRQLFPGGARGQLSILIFHRVQPRQDPLFPDEIDAERFERVCAWLSRWFHVLPLDEAARRLEAGTLPAAAVAITFDDGYADNHDVALPILQRHGLNATFFVSTGFLDGGMMWNDKVIESLRACRQPELGLQGWLDDEGPGSYPLQTLEQRRAAIAAVLARIKYLEPQRRDQLASELAQRAGVELPGDLMMSSAQVQALHAAGMRIGAHTCWHPILRTLPDAAADAEIRVGRERLQQLTGAPVTLFAYPNGRPDEDYDARILGLVRAQGFDCAVSTSWGVARSGASSDLFQLPRFTPWDRQAWRFVLRLWRNLRTPVKHCAG
- a CDS encoding GNAT family N-acetyltransferase is translated as MQAPDSPALGVTANGSPLEADFLRPMPLRYRLGEWTLGSWQPRLRVMVPRDFGASAWPPAAAALSQSLSPEADGILCRKVDAARFEPGLARYGAWLSYVQYRDVVHCVALQGSFADYLKSFSPKARQNLQRSVRRFGERQQGQPAWQLYTLPEEMASFHAEALAISRQTYQTRLLGAGLPEDAGFVQQMQALAARGEARGYLLRDAGQAIAFAWCRGQGRRLVYDIIGYLPEQAAHSPGTVLLYHVLEDAFAQQDRYELVDFGPGEAQYKAMFANLRHEFVDLYLLRPSLKHRLCLRAHWLLLNGVDRLGRWLEQRGWKRRVRQLMRRLRGGA
- a CDS encoding acyltransferase — its product is MHGKEKSFQHHIHVFRGVAIMLIVCAHTLPSLDWSAHPLTFRVLDAIANESSIFFFFIAGYLFQHLSGRFKFSSYMKQKLKTVILPYLILSIPALYLFTQVVERDGMWSWFYTLPHWQQVALFLLTGKHLAPLWFVPTITLFYFVAPLFIALDRRAPKLYWLILPLWALSIYLGRDGPLGPIDKAIYLLPAYMMGMAFSHYQKEAEALTRRFWLPLLALTVLGLLGHALDWPVPPHYLMLMKLPMALLLTVALLRWHGVFGKRLDYIAHVSFGIFFIHAYFISALKVLTVYLMHRSVYTGQGGQELPGNLPVFFAYAIVVLLCSVAIIKLAQKVLGSRSRMIVGA